From Clostridium sp. SY8519:
TACCTGTTCCTCCTTATGCTTCCTCTGAAGAATCCTCATCCGCGTCCTCTTCGCTGCTGTCGGAATTGTCTTTACCGCCGGATTCCTCTTCGCTGTTCTCTGTTTCTTCGTCCGTATCTTCGTCTGCCTCATCATCCGCTTCCGCTTCCATGGCAGCGTCTTCCTCCGTGATGATGCACCGGGAGAAATCCAGGGCTTTGGTCCGTGCATTGTCCTCTTCTATGGCATCCAGTTCCGCCTGGATCTCTACCGGAACGTTTCCCAGAAGGATCCAGTCAATGACACGGTCAGAGGCATGGGAATCGGTATAATCAAAGTGGATCCGCACGTATTCTTCCACTTTTTCGTATTCGAAATCCTTCTGCTCCAGGGCAGTCATCACCTCATCAAAGGTATAGCAGACTTTGCCCGGTGCCGCCTCTTCGTAATCCCTGTGGAATCCCCGGGAAAACGAATACTGCACTTTGTCAAAGGCGAAAAACAGCATCGGTTTCCGCATTAAGGAAAACTCAAAGATGCTGGAGGAATAATCGGTAATCAGCAGATCTGTAATGTAAAACAGGTCGTTGATGTTCGGGTATTTGTTGACATCCACAAACCGGTCTTTGTACTCCTCCCGGATCGGCACCGGATACGGCACCCAGGGATGCATCTTGAACAGGACGACCGCTTCTTCGCCGCAGAACTGATACAGCCGGTCAAAGTCAATGAGTTCATAGGGATAGTGCGCATTGGCCCGGTTGGTACCCCGGTAAGTCGGCGCAAAAAGAATCACCTTTTTCCCTTTGCACATGGGGAACTCTTTATATAATTCCGCAATCATCTTTTCTTTGTGCTTCGGATCCAGGTATTCATCCATACGCGGCATGCCGGTAGGAAGGATCTGTTCGTCATTGATGCCGAACACTTCCGAGAAGAAGTGGGCAATCTGGCGGCTTCCGGCGATTCCATACTTATACTGTCTGTGGCAGTTTACAGGGGCGGGGCATCCGTTATGTCCCCAGCGGCTGTACCCGGAAGA
This genomic window contains:
- a CDS encoding CDP-glycerol glycerophosphotransferase family protein, whose amino-acid sequence is MEQTNNIVMTDRMAEHRIRAKITDIQWERIIVHMTVEILPREGIDLSEPLDFYAVTVHHRANAKFKVRQLSDTRYVLSLNYTNPGYCKCLPNGKYKLAACQGNDVLCLLEIADELAPLLKDKARIFLHNKKSKGYIIDFSVADRDDALYLDMIAQDMKRCGIPVFNENDHAPVVELHGKEKMKAGVEKKLKSKRHKVIKDIYQKKLNKYRNYSRQTGKKMTLLFMTEQSEVMGSNLTSVMDRIKERGLDKEYNILTSARSMVAIRHYGVKNWIAFVEKLAKADMIFIDDHAPCLDWLTLDPKTTLIQLWHAGAGFKSSGYSRWGHNGCPAPVNCHRQYKYGIAGSRQIAHFFSEVFGINDEQILPTGMPRMDEYLDPKHKEKMIAELYKEFPMCKGKKVILFAPTYRGTNRANAHYPYELIDFDRLYQFCGEEAVVLFKMHPWVPYPVPIREEYKDRFVDVNKYPNINDLFYITDLLITDYSSSIFEFSLMRKPMLFFAFDKVQYSFSRGFHRDYEEAAPGKVCYTFDEVMTALEQKDFEYEKVEEYVRIHFDYTDSHASDRVIDWILLGNVPVEIQAELDAIEEDNARTKALDFSRCIITEEDAAMEAEADDEADEDTDEETENSEEESGGKDNSDSSEEDADEDSSEEA